In Pseudomonas campi, the sequence AGAGTGGCGACGCCGAGACCCTCTATACCGCGCCCGTGGATGCGTTTGCGGCCGGTTTCATCGGCAACTACAACCTGCTCGATGCGCAAACCGCCAGTCGCTTGCTGCTGCGCCCGGTCAGCAGCCGCATCGCCATCCGCCCGGAGGCCATCCAGCTGCACCACAGCGGCGCCATCGCCGCGGAAATTCTCGGCCATAGCCTGCTCGGCAACGTCATCCGCTACCGCGTCGAAGCCAATGGCGTGCAACTGCTGGTCGACGTACTCAACCGCCGTGAAGGCGATCTGATCGGCAACGGCCAATGCATCGGCCTGACCATCGACGAACAGGCAATCCGGGAGGTGGCGTGATGGCCCTGGCAATCTTCGACCTCGACGAAACCCTGATCGACGGCGACTGCGCCTCGCTGTGGGCCAAGCACATGGCCGACATCCAGTGGGTCGACCGCGACAGCTTCCTGACCCGTGAACAGGAGCTCATGGCGCTTTACTCCCAGGGCAAGCTGGCCATGGAAGACTACATGGCCTACACCCTGTCGCCGCTGGTGGGCCGCACCGAGGAGGAAGTCGCGTTCGTCGTCGGCCCCTTCGTCGAGGATGTCATCGAGCCGATCATCTACAGCGACGCCATGCGCTGCCTGGCCCAGCACCGCGCTGCCGGCGATCGCCTACTGGTGATCTCCGCCTCGGCGCACTTCCTGGTCAGCGCCATCGCCGAGCGCCTGGGCATAGCGGAAGTGCTGGCCATCGACCTGGAGCAGCAGCACGGCCACTACAGCGGCAAGACCCGCGGCGTGCTGACCTACCGCGAAGGCAAGGTTGTCCGCCTGCAGGACTGGCTGCAGGAGCAAGGCGAAAGCCTGGCCGGTGCCTACTTCTATTCCGACTCGCGCAACGACCTGCCGCTGCTCTCGCTGGTGGAATACCCCCATGCGGTCAACCCGGATCCAACCTTGCGCGCCCATGCCGAACAGGCCGGCTGGGAAATTCTCAGCTGGAAGTGATGGCTGATCACAAACTCAGGGCTGCTCAGAATCTGTTTACGATTTTTTGAGCTAGAGCCAGGCAAGGCGCAATTGGGCGAGGGCGCGGAGTTTACGAGCTGTAAATGAGCAGCCCGAGCCCAATTGCAACGCAGCATGGCCGACGATCAAGAGATCGTAGACAGATTCTCAGACCAGGCTCTCGTCTATCAGCAGCACCACCTTGCCGGCCACCTGATTGCTCGCTAGCGCGGCAAAGGCGGCCTGCACATCCTTGGCCGCGAAGCTCTGTTCCAGCTGCGGCTTCAGCCGCCCTTCGCCGAACAGCGGCCAGACATGCTGGCCCAGATCGCTGAGCAGCGCCGCCTTGAACTCGTCATCCCGATTGCGCAGGGTCGAACCGCTCAGCTGGATGCGCTTGCCGAGCAGCAGCGCCATATCCAGCTGCGCCTTGCTGCCGCCCATCAGGCCGATATTCACCCAGCGTCCGTCACGCGCCAGCAGCTCGAGATTGAGTTCGGCGTAGTTCGCGCCAACCGGATCGAGGATCACGTCGAACGGGGCGAAATCACGCAGGCTCGCCAGGTTCTCGCCGCGTAGCGCGCCGCCCTGGGCACCGAGGCCGGTGCAATAAGCCAGGCGCTCCGTCGAGCCGACACTGACCCAGCACGGGCTGCCGAAAGCCTTGCACAGCTGGATCGCCGCCGAGCCGACGCCACTAGCGCCGGCATGCAGCAACACCTTCTCGCCCGGTTTCAGCCCGGCCAGCTGGAACAGGTTGAGCCAGGCGGTGGCATACACCTCCGGCAGCGCCGCCGCTTCGGCCAGCGACAGGCCTTGCGGTACCGGCAAGGCATGGCGGGCATCGACCACCACTTCCTCGGCCATGCCGCCACCGGCCAACAGGCAGCAAACCCGATCACCGACCTGCCAGGCACTGCCGGCGCCGACCTCGCTGACTACCCCGGAACACTCCAGGCCGAGCACGTCGCTGCTACCCGCTGGCGACGGGTACAGACCGGCGCGCTGCAGCAGATCGGCACGGTTGAGCCCAGCGGCCGCCACGCGCACGCGAATCTGCCCTACATCGCAGGCTGGAGCGGGCCGCTCGCACCATTCCACCTGCCCTTCGACGCCTTGCAATGCCTTCATGCTGCCTCCATAGTGAACAAGCCCCCCGGCGTTGTGTGCCGGGCTTTCTGCATTCTGCCGCCCGGCTCAATGGAACCTGGCGCTCACATGACGGCCTAATATGCGTTATCAATTGCCCTCGCGTCGAATCACCATGCTGCGTCTCTCTTCTACTGCCCTGGCTCTCGTGCTGGGCCTGCAAGCTATGTCCGCGGCCGCCAAGACCGGCCCGGAGAACTGGGAATACCTGCAGCCCGACCGTGAGCAGGTGATTGCCAGCCTCAACGTGGTGGAGCTGCTCAAGCGCCATCACTACAACAAGCCGCCGCTCGACGATGCACGCTCGCAGAAGATCTACGACGGCTACCTGAAGACCCTCGATCCGGCGCGCAGCTACTTCACCGCCGCCGACATCGGCGAATTCGACCAGTGGCGCAACAAATTCGACGACCTGCTGAAAAGCGGCGACCTGGAGCCCGGCTTCCTCATGTACAAGCGCCAGCTGGTGCGCGTGCAGGAGCGCCTGGACTACGCCATCCAGTTGCTCCAGGACACCTCAAAACTCGACTTCGAGGTCGAGGAAAGCCTGCTGGTGGAGCGCGAGAACGCGCCCTGGGCCAAAGACCGCGCTGAACTCGATGACCTTTGGCGCAAACGCGTGAAGGATGAAGTGCTGCGCCTGAAACTGGCCGGCAAGGAACCCAAGGCCATCGAAGAACTGTTGAGCAAGCGTTACAAGAGACAGCTCAAGCGCCTCGACCAGACCAGCGGCGAGGACGTGTTCCAGACCTACATCAACGCCTTCGCGCAGACCTATGACCCGCACACCAACTACCTCTCCCCGGACAACGCGGAGAACTTCGACATCAACATGAGCCTGTCGCTGGAAGGCATCGGCGCCGTGCTGCAGTCCGACAACGAGCACGTCAAGGTGGTACGCCTGGTGCCGGCCGGCCCGGCGGAGAAGAGCAAGCAGATCGTTCCGGCCGACAAGATCATTGGCGTGGCGCAGGGCGACAAGGACATGGTCGATGTGATCGGCTGGCGCCTGGACGAAGTGGTCAAGCTGATTCGCGGGCCGAAAGGCTCCAAGGTGCGCCTGGAAGTGATCCCGGCCAGCAATGCGCCGAGCGACCAGACCAGCAAAGTCGTCAGCATCATCCGCGAAGCGGTCAAGCTGGAAGAACAGGCCGCGCAGAAGTCGGTGCTCAAGCTCAACCATGACGGCCGCGACTACAAGCTCGGGGTGATCAAGGTGCCGGCCTTCTACCTCGACTTCAAAGCCTTCCGCGCCGGTGATCCGAACTACAAGAGCACCACCCGCGACGTCAAACGCCTGCTTACCGAGCTGAAAAAGGACAATGTCGACGGCGTCGTCCTCGATCTGCGCGACAACGGCGGCGGCTCGCTGCAGGAAGCCACCGAGCTGACCGGCCTGTTTATCGACCAGGGCCCGACCGTGCTGGTGCGCAACAGCGACGGCCGCGTCGATGTGCTGGCCGACGAGGAGCCGGGCGTGTTCTACACCGGCCCGCTGGCCGTGCTGGTCGACCGCCTCTCGGCCTCCGCCTCGGAGATCTTCGCTGGCGCCATGCAGGACTACCACCGCGGCCTGATTCTCGGCGGCCAGACCTTCGGCAAAGGCACGGTGCAGACCATTCAGGAACTCAACCACGGCGAGCTGAAGCTGACCCTGGCCAAGTTCTACCGGGTTTCCGGGCAGAGCACCCAACACCAGGGCGTGCTGCCGGACATTGCCTACCCGGACATCGTCGACACCAAGGAAATTGGCGAGAGCGCCCTGCCCGAAGCCATGCCATGGGACAGCATCCGCCCCGCGATCAAGCCGGAAAGCGATCCGTTCAAGCCGTTCCTGGCCGAGCTGAAAGCCCGCCATGAAGCGCGCACGGCAGAAAACCCGGACTTCGTCTTCACCCGCGAGCGCCTGGCCCTGGCCCAGGAACTGATGCAGCAGACCAGCATCAGCCTCAACGAGCAGACCCGACGCAGCCAGCGTGCCGATATCGAGGCCCGTCAGCTGGCCCTGGAAAACACCAAGCGCAAGGCCAAGGGCGAGGAGCTGCTCAAGGAAATCAAGGAAGAGGATGAAGACAGC encodes:
- a CDS encoding HAD family hydrolase, whose protein sequence is MALAIFDLDETLIDGDCASLWAKHMADIQWVDRDSFLTREQELMALYSQGKLAMEDYMAYTLSPLVGRTEEEVAFVVGPFVEDVIEPIIYSDAMRCLAQHRAAGDRLLVISASAHFLVSAIAERLGIAEVLAIDLEQQHGHYSGKTRGVLTYREGKVVRLQDWLQEQGESLAGAYFYSDSRNDLPLLSLVEYPHAVNPDPTLRAHAEQAGWEILSWK
- a CDS encoding NAD(P)H-quinone oxidoreductase is translated as MKALQGVEGQVEWCERPAPACDVGQIRVRVAAAGLNRADLLQRAGLYPSPAGSSDVLGLECSGVVSEVGAGSAWQVGDRVCCLLAGGGMAEEVVVDARHALPVPQGLSLAEAAALPEVYATAWLNLFQLAGLKPGEKVLLHAGASGVGSAAIQLCKAFGSPCWVSVGSTERLAYCTGLGAQGGALRGENLASLRDFAPFDVILDPVGANYAELNLELLARDGRWVNIGLMGGSKAQLDMALLLGKRIQLSGSTLRNRDDEFKAALLSDLGQHVWPLFGEGRLKPQLEQSFAAKDVQAAFAALASNQVAGKVVLLIDESLV
- a CDS encoding carboxy terminal-processing peptidase, producing MRYQLPSRRITMLRLSSTALALVLGLQAMSAAAKTGPENWEYLQPDREQVIASLNVVELLKRHHYNKPPLDDARSQKIYDGYLKTLDPARSYFTAADIGEFDQWRNKFDDLLKSGDLEPGFLMYKRQLVRVQERLDYAIQLLQDTSKLDFEVEESLLVERENAPWAKDRAELDDLWRKRVKDEVLRLKLAGKEPKAIEELLSKRYKRQLKRLDQTSGEDVFQTYINAFAQTYDPHTNYLSPDNAENFDINMSLSLEGIGAVLQSDNEHVKVVRLVPAGPAEKSKQIVPADKIIGVAQGDKDMVDVIGWRLDEVVKLIRGPKGSKVRLEVIPASNAPSDQTSKVVSIIREAVKLEEQAAQKSVLKLNHDGRDYKLGVIKVPAFYLDFKAFRAGDPNYKSTTRDVKRLLTELKKDNVDGVVLDLRDNGGGSLQEATELTGLFIDQGPTVLVRNSDGRVDVLADEEPGVFYTGPLAVLVDRLSASASEIFAGAMQDYHRGLILGGQTFGKGTVQTIQELNHGELKLTLAKFYRVSGQSTQHQGVLPDIAYPDIVDTKEIGESALPEAMPWDSIRPAIKPESDPFKPFLAELKARHEARTAENPDFVFTRERLALAQELMQQTSISLNEQTRRSQRADIEARQLALENTKRKAKGEELLKEIKEEDEDSPPVEPEKTKPEDDAYLSESGRILLDYLGMDTQVAKH